One Selenihalanaerobacter shriftii genomic window, CACCAGTAATGGTTATTTATCCAGAAGGAGTTTATTATGGTAATGTACAAGTTGAAGATGTAGCTGAAATTGCTGAGGAACATCTATTAAAAGGTAGACGAGTTCAAAGGTTATTATATGAATCAGAAGAAGATGCTGAGATTATTACACCTTATCAACAAGAGGATGTATTCCCTGGTGAAATGAGAATTGTATTACGTAATTGTGGAGTCATTGATCCAGAAGATATTAAACAGTATATTGGACAAGATGGTTATAAATCATTAGGAACTGTCTTAACTGAATTAAGTCAAGAAGAAGTAATTAATATGGTAGATGAGTCGGGTCTTAGAGGGCGGGGAGGAGCTGGATTCCCTGCAGGTTTAAAGTGGAAGTTTACTAATCAAGCAGAAGGCGACGAGAAGTATGTGGTAGCTAATGCGGATGAAGGAGAACCAGGTACCTCTAAGGATCGTTTAATTATGGAAGGTGATCCTCATAGTTTATTAGAAGCTATGGCCATCGCTGGTTATGCTGTTGGAGCTAATACCGGTTATATTTATATTAGAGGTGAATATCAGCTAGCTGTTAGTAGGCTACAGACAGCTATTGAACAAGCAGAAGAAATGGGATTATTAGGAGAGAATATATTCGATTCCGGTTTTGATTTCAAGATTAAAATTAGAGAAGGAGCTGGAGCTTATGTTTGTGGAGAAGAAACTGCTTTGCTCCAGTCAATTGAAGGCGAAAGAGGAGAGCCACAGGTTAAACCTCCATACCCACCTAATGAAGGATTATGGGGTAAACCAACACTAATTAATAATGTAGAAACATTGGCTAATATCCCAGTTATTATGGAGAAAGGTGCTGAGTGGTTCAGTGAAATAGGAACTGAAAGTTGTACTGGAACTAAAGTCTTTACTGTAAGTGGAGATGTAGAAAAGGAAGGTTTAATTGAAGTTCCTATGGGTACTACTTTAAGAGAAATAGTAGAAGGCTTTGGTGGAGGTATTGCTAACGGTAAAGAGTTCAAAGTAGCTCAAACCGGTGGTACTTCTGGAGGATGTATTCCTAAAGATTTAATGGACACTCCTATGGATTATGATTCTTTAGCAGAAGTAGGAGCAACTTTAGGATCAGGAGCTTTATTGATTATGGATGAAACTCATTGTATTATAGATGTTGCTAAATGTTTTATGCATTTCTTTGAACATGAATCTTGTGGTAAGTGCTTGCCATGTAGAGAAGGTAATACTAGAATGTATGAAATCTTAGATAGAATCTCTAAAGGAGAAGGTGTTTTAGCAGACTTAAATAAGTTACAGGATTTAGCTGATGTAATGTCTAATTCTGCTCTTTGTGGTTTAGGTCAAGCAGCTCCAACTCCGATTATGACTACTTTGAATCATTTTAAAGATGAATATTTAGCTCACATTACAGCAAAAGTATGTCCTACGGAAGTCTGTAAAGATTTAACTGTAGAACAAGAAGAAGAGTATGAAAGGAGTGAGACTGCGTGAAGATAACTATTAATGGACAGCAGTTAGAAGCTACTGCTGGACAAACAATTTTACAAGCTGCTCAAGAATATGGAATTGATATTCCTAATTTATGTTATGATCCAGAATTAAAGATTGAAGGAGCTTGTAGAATGTGTTTAGTAGAAATAGAAGATTCAGAACAAATGGTTACAGCTTGTACGACAGAAGTTAGTGAAGATTTAGCAGTAAATACTGAATCAGAAAAAGTTATTAGAATGCGTAAGCTGTTATTAGAATTATTGTTAGCTAATCACGAACAAGAGTGTCTGACTTGCGATAAGGCAGGAGCTTGTAAGCTACAGAACTATGCTTATAAATATGATGTAGAAGAGAGTAGATTTAATGGTAAAATGAGAGAATATGAGGGTATAGTTGCTGATAATTCATTCTTTATTCGTGATAATGAGAAATGTATTCTTTGTCGAAAATGTGTTAATATCTGTGACCAGGTACAAAGGGAATCAGCTATTGGATTTGAAAATAGAGGTTTTGAAACTACAGTAAATACAGCTTTTGATCGTCCCTTAGAAGATGTTAACTGTCAGTTCTGTGGTATGTGTGTAAATGCCTGTCCAACTGGTGCTTTAATGGAAAAGGCTGCAATGGGTAAAGCTAGAAATTGGGAAGTAGATAAAGTTGAGACTACTTGTCCTTATTGTGGAGTTGGTTGTCAGCTAGAATTGAATGTGAAGGATGAAGAGATAGTTAAAGTAACTACTAATAGTGATAATGTTAATCGTGGTCAAACTTGTGTTAAAGGTAAATTCGGTTTAGACTTTGTTACCAATGATGATCGCTTAACTAAACCATTAATTAAAGAAGATGGTAAATTTAGAGAAGCCAGTTGGGACGAAGCTTTTGATA contains:
- the nuoF gene encoding NADH-quinone oxidoreductase subunit NuoF — its product is MAFYRSHVLICNGKDCVEEGAKEVERALVKELKRLELDNEIKVVDTGCLGPCEAAPVMVIYPEGVYYGNVQVEDVAEIAEEHLLKGRRVQRLLYESEEDAEIITPYQQEDVFPGEMRIVLRNCGVIDPEDIKQYIGQDGYKSLGTVLTELSQEEVINMVDESGLRGRGGAGFPAGLKWKFTNQAEGDEKYVVANADEGEPGTSKDRLIMEGDPHSLLEAMAIAGYAVGANTGYIYIRGEYQLAVSRLQTAIEQAEEMGLLGENIFDSGFDFKIKIREGAGAYVCGEETALLQSIEGERGEPQVKPPYPPNEGLWGKPTLINNVETLANIPVIMEKGAEWFSEIGTESCTGTKVFTVSGDVEKEGLIEVPMGTTLREIVEGFGGGIANGKEFKVAQTGGTSGGCIPKDLMDTPMDYDSLAEVGATLGSGALLIMDETHCIIDVAKCFMHFFEHESCGKCLPCREGNTRMYEILDRISKGEGVLADLNKLQDLADVMSNSALCGLGQAAPTPIMTTLNHFKDEYLAHITAKVCPTEVCKDLTVEQEEEYERSETA